Below is a window of Tolypothrix bouteillei VB521301 DNA.
CTGTATCCTGCACTTTCACCAATATATGAGAGCCTGTACGGTGAGCTTTAATTTCGATTTTGCCTCCATCAGGCGTATAATGCAGTGCATTGGCTACTAGATTGGTAAAAAGTCGCATCAGTTGTATGCCATCACCTAGCAAGTACAAATGAGGAGCACCTATTGCATATTGTAAATGAATTTGTTTACTCTCAGCTTCAGGTTTATATTGCAGTATTAAGTTCTCCAAAATTTCCGCTAAATTGACTGTATCTTTTTTTTTATTGGGAATTTTGTCAGTTCGTGCTAAAAATAGTAAATCTTCTGTGAGAGCAGACATTTGTTGAGTAGCACTAACAATTGCTTGAAATTTATCTACATCTCCTTCTCGCATCCCTTCTGAATACTTTAATGCTACCGTTGCATTACTTTTAATTGCCATTAAAGGACTGCGGAGTTCGTGAGAAGCATCAGCAGTAAATTGTTTAAGTCTCTGAAAACTATCTTCAATTGGTTGCATTGCTTGACGAGTTAATAGAACTCCACCAACACTGCTTAAAATAATAGCAATCAGAATTCCTCCTGTTAGCCCCCAATCTAATTTATTTAAAGTCGCATTAAAATCATTGAGAGACTGGCTTGCTCTTACATAGCCAATGAGCTTTCCATCATCACTTCCAATAATAGGTAAAGTCACGGCTTGAATATTTTTTTCCTCTGTTTGAATGTTTATGGTGCGATTCATAGCAAGAGGTAAGTTAAGAACATCTTCTCCCTGCTGATCGATCAAACGACCTTTTGTATCAAACCATTGTAATGCTTGATGTCGAGCAGTAATGTTGAGTATAGAGAATTCATTTTCTATGTTTACATGACCATTTTCAAATCTTGCATTAGCAGCAGCGCCCTCTCCTAAGTCAATCAGTTTGTCAGTCAATTCTTGAGTTAAACTGCGAGTAAAAAAAACACGAACGGCTATTGCAAAACATCCCAAGATTAATGCAAGAACAACCATGTAAGATAACAATAAACGATATCTTATTTGACCAAACATAAATACTGATAGAACTCCTATAGCAAATTGATTGCCCGGTCCCCCAATAGCTAATCTACAGCCTCTATTTTTACGTCAGATAAACGGTATCCAATACCATATACTGTTTCAATCAAGCTTTCAGAACCTCCTGCATCTTTCAACTTTTTACGCAAGTTTTTTATGTGAGTTTTTACTGTATCTTCTCCAGAAAATTTGTCGAAACTCCACAATTTGTTTAGAATTACAGAACGAGTTAAAACTTGACTGGGATTTCTCATAAAACATTCTAATATCATATATTCTTTAGGTGTAAGTGAGAGTAAGTTATCTAGATAAGTCGCAGTACAACTACTAGGATCGAGTTTTAGATTGCCATGAACTAATACTGGTTGACGAGTTTCTGGAATTCTCCGAAATAAAGCTCGGATTCGTGCTGCTAATTCTTCTAATTCAAATGGTTTAACTAAATAATCATCAGCACCCGCATCTAACCCAATTACTTTATCTGCAGTGGTATCTCGTGCTGTCATCATCAAGATGAGAGAATTGCATTTAGCAGCACGCAAACGTTTACATAAACTAATTCCATCTAGTTTAGGTAACATCAAATCTAATAAAATAAGATCGTATTGGGTAGATTGCGAGTATTCCCAACCCTCTATTCCATCACAGGCTACATCGACTACGTAATGCTGGTGTTTCAAATCTTCTGCAACGGGTTTGGCAATGCGATCGTCGTCTTCCACAATTAAAATTCTCATTTTGTTACCCTACTTTGGGTCTTCCTACCATATATCAACAAATAATCAGTATAGTTGTTCTTGAGTTGTACCTGCATAAATGCTAGGGAAACATTTATGCAAGCTTCTTATACCAAATCCATTTTTATAACCCCAATAAGCCCTAGTGATTAGAAATCACGGCTATACAAACGAAGTCCCTCCGGGTTCGCCAGTTCCCTACGGCGGGAAACCCGCCTGCAGGACTGGACTCACCGCCTGCGCGGACTAAATTNNNNNNNNNNACATTCGTATGAGAAACTGCGAAGGATATTATACCAAATCCATTTTTATAACTCCAATAAGCCCTAGTGATTAGAAATCACGGCTATACAAACGAAGCCCCTCCGGGTTCGCCAGTTCCCTACGGCGGGAAACCCGCCTGCAGGACTGGACTCACCGCCTGCGCGGACTAAATTATAAAGGGGGGTATAAGACGCAAATTTAGTATTAATAATTTCAAACTGAGAATGTTAAGGAAACATGAGTTTGATGAAGTCAAAACAAACCTCACGCCAAACCCCTCTCCTCCTCGTAGCGAAGGAAAGGGGTTTCATCTTCAGACCAAGCAAAAATAGTTGGCTAAAACTGGTAGCATCAGCTACGAAACAACAAATTGAGCAGTTCCTCTAAGATCGATCGCTTTATAGGTTTTCTCTGCACCAGCGCCAGGACCTGCAATGGTAGTACGAGTCGTGGTTGTGATACTCGGGACTCGAATGCGAATAGTTTCAGATACAGTATTCAGCTTAACCAATGGCAGGATTAAGGTAAACGTAACTGTACGTAAATCGGGAACTGCTTCTAAAGTGACTGTAATTAACTGACCGAGCTCTGTCTCGCGAACGCGAATTGCCTCTCCCATGAAGGTACGATTGATATTGTTGTCACGATAGTTTAGTTGCGGACCTCCTAGAATACTTGTGTCCGAGTAAGTTACCTCAACAAAAGCCCCACTCAGTTTAAAAATATTGGCTCTACTAGAATTTGCAGACTTGGTGAAATTTTCAATTGTGAGAAACAGTTCCTCATCAGCCATTTGGCTGCTGTAATCTATATTAATTTGAGTTGGGTAGCCAAAAGTAGGGTCATATTCTACCTTAAGGCTATCTGCATTACGTGTAATTGCATCTTCGATCGCATCAAAGAGTTTGGGAATTGTATCGTACTTATCAAACAACTGGCGATTAACCGATCCATCGGCATTTACGGAAGTCACGGAAGTGGTGGTACCATTACCAACCTCTACAATCACGGGTCCTCTAGCATCACTTGTACAAAAACAATTCTTGGTAAGCGTGTAGCGGTAGTTGAGAACTTCTTGTGTGTTCCATAATTTTTGATTTCTCGCGAGTTCTTCAGAGTTGTTGGCATTTTGTTGCTTGGGATTTTCTACTGTTTGTACAAGTTGTGCTTCTGTCGGTGGAAGAGCCATAACGAGTACATTCCATCCCAAAAGTAGCGCAAAGCACGTACTAATGATTATTAATAAGCGCACACTTTTTCTAAGTCGTCCTTTTTTATACATAAAATTTGCTGAGATTTAATCGTTGTCAATCATGACTTATCGCGGATAGCTCGAAAGTATACGCAAAATCTTTAAAAAATTTATAAATTTATATTTATTCATAGTTTTTATTTATGAATGCCATCGTTTACACCCAACTTGAATGTGAATTTTATACTACAATATAAATTCCATACTCAAAGGTCTAAAAAACCCGGTTTCTCTAAGTAGTTGTAGAGAAACCGGGTTTTGGGTTCTTGGTATTACTGATGCTCTAGATATTTATACGCGATCGCACTAGACCAATGCATTGAGAATTAACGGTAGTTGCGATCGCGTTGGTCGCCGTAATACTCTTGGTCAGCGGGGTCGCCGTAAGGGTCTTGGCTTGCTGGAATCACATTGCCATACTGCCCGTCAACATCAGCGGGATCGCCGTAAGGGTCTTGGCTTGCTGGAATTACATTCCCATACTGCCCGTAAACGTCGGCTGGATCGCCATAAGGGTCTTGACTTGCTGGGATAGCATTGCCATACTGCCCGTAAACGTCGGCTGGATCGCCATAAGGGTCTTGGCTTGCTGGGATAGCATTGCCATATTGACCGTAGGGGTCACCGTAAGGGTCTTGATTTACAGGGCTGTTTCCATAATATTCTTGGTCAGCTGGATCGCCGTATGGGTCTTCACTAGCGGGACGTACCTGACGGTTATCTTCATCCGATCCAACAAACAAATCTTTTGCTTTTCTAAAAAAGTCGTCTACCATGATGACCTATCTCCTTTTTATTTCTTTAGTTAATTGCGCTTTGCTCTTGTTGTCTTGTGGTACTAATTGCCTTTACTGTGGTGAGGGCTTTAAGGCAAGCCAAAGACACTCACCCCACAAGATTCAAAATCTACTTGTTGAAAATCTCTTAATAAACTTCCTGCGGAGCTATGTCAGTTAAAGTGCGACCTGTACTGCGTCCGTTGTAACCTTGAAAATCCCGATACCGTTCTGCTTCAGACGCCGGAACTCGAATTCCTTCAGAGGGAGGTGTTACCCAATGAGCGCGACCTTGAGCATCACGGTAGTAAACACGCCCGTTCTTAGATATGTAGTACTTGCTTTGAGGTCCTGTTCCCTGTGCATTCTTGCGCTGGTTGTAGAGGTAGTAAAGAGCAGCTGCACCCGCAAGAATAGCTACTTTCTGACCCGTTGATAATCCCCTTCTCGCTTGTTGTGGTGGGTTGGCTTGATTGGGATAATTCACATTTCTCCCGTTGACGGTATCATCAACAGGTGGAGCACTACTTTGAGGGTTTCCACCACCACAGCCACTAAGAACTGGAACTGTTAGTAATGCCGAAAGAAAAACAGCAACTGGAAAAGACGTAATTTTGCGCCCCGAGAAATTTATGTTCATAGTGTTTTTTCAATTGTCCTGCATTTGCTAAATGCCCTGCTGTTGCAACAACAGTGTTGAATTCCTGCTGCTTCCAATGGCATAGTAAAAGAACAATTGCCGCTCCATCTACAACAGCACAGGTAAACAGTATGCTTGCAATCATGATGTAATTTCTTTAGGAATTCATCTTGCCTTTGAAGGACACTGCATTCAGCCACAGGAAATATAGATAAGTCTACGTAAGTAACTTCAGGTCATAGGGAAGAAATTACTTGAGATTTTTCAGTATTTTCCCAACAGTGAAAAGCTTTGAGTCAAAACTATACTGGTTCTGCCGAAGATAATCATTGATTTAAAGTCAAAAAGCTTACATCTTATGAAAACTCAAGCAACTACTCGTCTGCTCCTTGCATTGTGGGATTTAGGTGGAGCAAAGCAAGAAGTGAAGAAAGGCGAACTCACCAAGCGGATTGTATCAAAAACCCGGAAAGTAGCAGATTATCAGGGTATTTTCAACGAATTGCAACAACAGGGTGCGATCGCTATCTCGAAAACAGGCTTCACTATACTCTCTCCCAAAGGTTTAGAAGTTTTGGGTGAAGGGCTCAAAAGCCCGCATTTTAAATTTGAAGGAACTATTGTCGGAACTTGGACCGCGAATGCACTCCTGAAATGGATCGGTCAGACAAACAGTATGGTTAGTTCTCTGGCTTCATCAACTAATGGGGTGAAAAGTGCAGCTTCTAATGTTGGCAAAGCAATCGCTTCTTACGACGAGTTTAAGCCAGTAGCTCTCAACTTGTTTAATGAACTAAACATTACCCATAGTTATGGTGGTCTTATTCCGATCTGGCATCTACGTGACATTTTAGGAAAGCAAGTGAACCGCGAAAACTTCAATAACTGGATGATGACAATGCAGGAAGAGCAGCTGTTTTATCTTCAAAGTGGCGAAGCTCGTGGAGCAACTGAGGAGCAGAAGCGGAATTCAATTGAGAGTGAAATTCGAGGGCTTTTATTTTTTGCTAGCAAACCATCTTGAAATTAAGGTAAACGAAAAAAGTAATGTCGAGTACAGATGCATTTGCATTGTTTGCACAAGCGCGTAAACAATGCCCAAATCCTTTTAAACTAGAAACAGTCGTAGCTGACAAAGAGGTTTGGGGTGAGGTTCTGACTAATCTACCCAGCTTAAATCAACATATTGATGCAAAAATATATGATGCCATATATGAAGTTCAGCAAAAGTATTCTAACAAAATTGGAATTTCTATTAAGGGTGATAGAGGAACAGGGAAAAGTCATGTAATCCATCGCATATGGAAGCATATTGAACAAAAAGGTGAATGCGTATTTGCCTATATAGGTCCCTTTTCTAATCCCAAGCGCATTAACTCTCATGTACGTTTTTATCTAGCAAGTAGCTTCAGTAATCAGGATATAAATGGAGTAACCCAGTGGCAGAAGCTTGCTGCTGCTGCAATCAGTACTTTAAAAGATACAGAATTTGAGGAACGATACCATCCATATATTGAAAGATGCAATACTCCTAACGACTTAAAAAAGTACATTGAGGAAAATTTACAAAAAGATAAATTACTAGAATTTTTTGATGAGTTAACTGAAGCAATATTAGAGAAAAAACCTAACATTGATTTCCATTTTTTGAGAGCGATACTATTTTTAGTATTAAAAAACAAAAAAGATGCTCAAATTGCCTTAGCTTGGATTAAAGGTGAAGATAACCCAGAAATTAAGAAAGTATGTTTACCCGAATTTCCATCTGAAGAAAAAGAGGAAAAATCTATCTGGATGATTCAGCAAATATGCCGAATCTCTGAAATTGCATCATTTCCCGTAGTGATTTGCTTCGATCAATTAGATTGTGCTGGAACTGATAGTGATTGTGGAGATAGTCCAGCAGAAACTGTTGCTAAGTGTATCGATCAAATTTACTTTTTATGTAGTAATGTAATTCTCATTTGCTGTGTTATCAGCGATACATGGCGTGAAATTGAGCAGATGGGAAGTGGTATTCCAGACCGAGTGGGTCAATGGTTAGTTACTGCTAAGCCACCTGCTGCTGAACAAATCGTAGAACTGGTCAAACTAAGACTGGATTGGTTTTACAAGAAAAATAATCTTAATGCTCACGACTATCCCGATTTACACCCTTTTCAAGAAGACCAAATTAAAAAGATAGCGAATGAAGCTGCTGGTGTGCGTTCCTTAATGAAATGGTGTGCCGAGCAATTTGAACAAATAGAGGGGAGACGACCACCAAATCCAATAAATAGGAAAAAAACAGAATTTTTGGATACCTACAATGATTTACTGAACCGAATTTATATTCCTATAAAAGATGATGACAAATTAGCAACAATTATTGCCTGTGCTATGAGAATGATTCCTAATGGAGGTACGGAAAATGTCGTCGTTACTGAAGTTCTAATAAATAATAATTCATTACACGAGCTGCATTTAACAGTTTGTGGCTACGATTGTCTTCATCAACGTAATGTCAAGATAGGAGTGAGAGTTTGTGAAACTACTACTGGTAACACATTTAACGCGGTTATTAGAAGACTACTAGATTATAGTAAACATGGAATAACTCGTGGCTGTTTGGTGCGTTCTACCGACATTCCTCGTAATTGGAAAGTTGGAAACCAATTAAAAGATCAACTTGTTAATCAGCAAGGCGGTGAAGTAGTTGTTTTAAAAAGGAATGAGATTAAGCCTCTTGTAGCAATACAAACAATTTATGAACAAGCTGAAAACTACTGCTTTGATAAAAATGAAGTTATTAACATTGTGAAAGAGTTAAGGCTAGTTGCTGATAATCCACTAATTTGTCAAATTCTAAGTGCGCCAGTGTAAGATGAGTAGCCCGATTATTAATGGAATTCAACTGCCAGCTTTTGATGTAGAAATGCTGAGCTTGGGTAAATTAATTGTAGTACCTTTTGTCCAATTTCAAAAGGAAGGCAGAGCATTTTGGCTATATCCTAGTCAAAATCTTCCTTTGAATCTAAGCTTGGAGGAATACTATCAGCCTGAGTATCTAAATAGGGCTAAAAGTGTATTTGCTAAATATAAAACGCATCCATTTCATATTCAAGCTTGGGCGCGTTGTGAACAGCACTGGCGGATCAATTCTGAACAAAAGCATTTTTTATCTAAAATTGCACGAGCAACAGTTTGGAACTTGAATGCTTTGGAACTTATGTTTGACCAATACCAGGTTATAAAAATGTTGATATTACGAGTTTATCGCTTATCAACTCCTTGTATTATTAACTCTCCAACAGATCCTGGTGCTTTCTTCTGGCCTAAACCTGAAGACTCAATAACTACTGTATGTGAAAGTAATACTCCAGTACTTTACAAGACAAGTTTTAATAAGCGTAAAGCTTTATTGGTAGTAGGGAAAGATTATGAATATACAAGTCTTGAAATTTTCCAGTTTCAATGTGAGGAGATTTTAGACAAAAATCCAGAGGTTCAACAGCTAAATTATGATATTAAGCAAATATTGGGTTGGACGAGTGAACCGCCTAGTCGAATATTAAATACGAACTTGAATTGGATAAACGATATTGCAGCACTGGGCGATCGCAGCAAAGAGCACGATGAAGGCAGAAGTAATTATCAAGCAGGAACAGACTTTGAAAACATAGTCCGTAAAAGCCTGGAATTCTTGGGATTTACAGTTGATTATTTTCACAAAGGTGGCGCTGGGGGTGTAGATGTTTTTTGTTCAAAACCCTATCCTCTTGTTGGAGAGTGTAAAGCAGGTAAAAAAATCCCCAATCCTACGGCAGTACAATTACTCAATTTAGGAACCCTACGTTTAAAAAGTCCAGAACTATTTAAGCAATCAGCTAAATTAATCATCGGTCCTGGAGAACCCACGACTCAATTAAAAGATGCAGCAATAATACATGGTATGGCAATTATTAATCCAAAAACTTTAGAGCAATTAGTAAAGTTGCACAGTAATTATCCCGGTTCAGTAGATTTATTTAAGCTTAAAGAACATCTGAAACCGGGCTCTGCTGATGATGAAATTGAAAAATATATTCAACTAGTATATAAAACAATTAAATTGCGCTCTCATCTCGTACAACTTGTCAAAAAACACCAAGAAAACACGGGCGATAACAATGTTGAGGTTGCAACTCTGTTTGGAGCTTATGGTTACTCCAATCCACCTCAAAGCATAACTCGTGAAGAAATGCACGAAATTTTACTGGAGCTTTCCTCACCACTAACAGGGTATTTAGGGCGAATAAAAGGCAGTGATTGGAAAAGCGATCGCTTTTACTTCCTGCGAGACTTACCAATAGTTTATAGCGTTTCCTAGTCTGCTGAGATACTAATTTAGGGATTTCCAAGAAATAAATTCTCTCGGAATGTGGGATATTAATGTATGCACGGCAAGAGTAATCGCGAGGTAGAAAGATGGCATACAGTGATTTTAATCTTGCTAAGGTCAAAGAAAGCTTTGACTTAACATTCGATGAAACTGGTAATTTATTTGCCGATATAAAACCAGTTCCTCCATCAGAAATGCTAAGAACTCTCTTGAGCGATTACATACCTTTGGCAACTTCAATTGCCACTGAAAAAGCTCGCTCGGAGTTTTTGATAGCACCAATTCTAGCGGAGGTAAGAAAGTTATTAAAAAATCAAATATCACTATTTTCTGGGAATGAATTTAATGTTGATGCAAGCAAAGGATTACAAGGCTTTTGCGATTATATTATCAGTGGTTCGCAAGAGCAATTATTTATTTCTACTCCTGTAATGTTTATTTTTGAGGCGAAAAAAGAAGATATTAATGGTGGTCTCGGTCAATGCGTGGCGGCGATGATTGCAGCCCAATTATTCAATCAAGGTCAAGGAAAGGAGATTGAACGTATTTATGGGTCTGTTACTACCGGAACTAATTGGAGATTTTTATTTATAGAAAGAAAGACGGTTTATATAGACTTGGTGGAATACTATATTAAAGAAGTTGATAAAATATTGGGAATTTTATTACAACCTTTACAGACTATTTTAACGCAAAAAAAAATGTAGTTCATTGACTTGAAAATGGCTGTCAATGGATTTCTTAATCTATGACTCATCTTTGGTGTTCCTCTTGATATGCCTTGTGCGATCGCCCAAGTTGGTGAAATTAAAGCGTTTCATCCTCCACCAACTAGTGAAAGCACCGTCTTGCAATTCTTCTTGCTGTCGAACATTGTCTTCTAACAGTTTAAAAGCAGCACTAATCCCCTCAGAAACCTTGGTATATTTACCTTTTTAAATTTGAGTTTTTATAAATTTCTCCCGTTCGGAAGTTAGAGAAATATTCATTGGTTAGTCCCTTTGTTTTTTTTGCATTTTACTATACTGATACAGTAACTACCGATTAAGCCGTTTGAAATGTTCCTCACCCCATTTGCAGAGTGCGCTTAAAACAGGTTCGAGACTTCTACCGTAATCAGTAAACGAATACTCAACTTTAGGAGGCACATCCGAATAAATGTTCCGATTCACAATCGCATCTTTTTCCAGTTCGCGAAGTTGTTGTATTAGCATTTTCTCTGTGATTTCAGGTATTAATCGCTTGAGTTCACTGAAGCGTCTTGCTCGATCTTTCAAGTGCCACAAAATCAAAATCTTCCACTTACCGCCCAAAACTTTGAGCGTGGTTTGCACAAACACGGTACCTTCCGTCTGTTCTGACATCTGTGCCTCCTTAAGGACTCATAGGTACTTACAAAAAAGTAAGTACTTCCAAAAAAAACAGTATACGTTTATCTTGGAATTTGTTTAACCACCATCTGCTATTGGACAGCAAATTCTATGTCATCTTTGCAAGGAAAAGTCGCTATTGTCACCGGTTCATCACGCGGGATTGGAAGAGCAATTGCTGAACGTTTAGGACGAGATGGAGCAAAAGTAGTCGTCACCTACGCCGGATATCAGAATAAGGCGGAGGAAGTTGTCTCAGCGATTGAAGCAAGTGGTTCAGAGGCAATTGCTGTACAACTCAACGTCAGAGAAATTGAAGACGTTCGCAGCCTCTTTCGGAAAACACTAGATCGTTTCGGTAAGTTAGACATACTGGTAAACAATGCTGCCGGAAAAAATATTTTCCAACCCACTGCTGAGATGACTGAAGAAGAATATAATAGTATGTTCGATATCACCAGAGGCGTTTACTTTGCTCTGCAAGAAGCAGCAAAGCATATGGCAGATGGAGGTCGGATTATCAGTATTTCTACTAGTGGCACAGCGATGGCTATTCCAACAGGAGGTGCCTATGCAGGTAGTAAAGCAGCGATCGAGCAATTTAGTGCAGGATTAGCAAAAGAACTGGGTGTACGTGGAATTACGGTAAATACTGTATCTCCGGGAGTCACAGGCACCGACGGTTTGGTCTTGGAGCAAGCACAGGTCGAGCAGTTGATTGCACAAACACCTCTTGGGCGGCTTGGACAGCCTGCTGATATTGCTGATGTAGTAGCTATGCTAATTTCAGAGGATGCACGCTGGATAACGGGACAGCATATTCGAGCTAACGGCGGTATTGTGTGAAAGATAAAGTCTTTAAAAGCTATGCAAACCTACCAAGAACAGCGATATGACTCGCCTGAAGAATATTTACAACGAGAAGAAATTGCCGAGTAAAAGAGTGAGTATATTGACGGTCTAATCATTCCTATAGCGGGTCGCTTTGTGAATATAACGAAGAAGATGAGAGTATAAATTTTACCTCAATTCCGTTTCAGATTTCCTTAGCAGATGTCTACAACGAGGCGGAATTTCAAGCTTTGTAGAAACATAAATTTTGCCTCTGTATCTACTGTGGTTCATTCCTGCGATCGCAGAGTTAAAAAAATTCTCTTGCTACAAGCTAACAAGTAGATGCATTCCCTTCTTTATCCCAACGTCAGTATTTCTGCTTGATAATTAGCAGTTAAGGGTAGAATCTTGAGCCACTCTGAACCCAACAAAACTTCCGTCAGTTCTTCACCTGCACAAACAGGAACTTCATATGCTTGTCCATCTAAAAGTACTTTGCCTGCGTAAATATCAAACCTTGATTCTCCCTGTGCGGTTTGCATTTTTTCTTTACGTATAAAATCCCAATCAAAGCTCTCCAGATCTTGTTTGTTCATTGCTAGAAAGCCTGTGAAACCAGTATCTAACATAGCATCCACAGGCAAGTTCAAACAATCTGTATTCAGCAATTCAATTTCAAAAAATAGCTGTCCTTGTTCGCCAAACATACCTTGAATCATATTCTGCCTGTAGCTCCAGTTTCATTGAGGCGGAACATAAAATGGATAGAGTTTGGATGCTTCTGACAAGCTTTCTTGGTAGCAGTTTCTTTGTCTTCATCAATGAAATAATCACCGCTATCTGGCTCAACAGCTATGTACCAGCCAGAATATTGCTCAATAAGCTCGGAACGGACTCGCTCAAAAATTGACCAACACCGTTGATAAAATATTTCATCTTCTGCTTTACGTTTAGTAACTTCTTCTAATGGTATGGTAATTTCAGGAAATATTCGTCCCCGACGACGTACAGGTTGTTGTGATGTTGTTTCACTCATATATGGTAAATTCATTAAACAATAGTATTTTAATACTACTTGAAAAGCTGTACAAATCTACTAAAAATCAAACTATAAGGTTCAGTTAACAATATCTAAATCCTTGAAGATCCCCCCAACCCCCCTTAAAAAGGGGGGCTAAGATACTTAAAAGTCCGCCAATTCATCGGGGGATTTAGAGGGATCTAGAAAATTAGGAGGCTGAACAGATAGGCGTGAAAACACGCCCCAGGGAGAGGGAGCATCCCAATTTGGAAACAATACGCTTTGCGATGTTCGTAATCACGTCTATACAAACGCTCGTCCCTTCGGGTTCGCCCTCCCTTGTTCGCCAGTCGCCAGGGAAACCCGCCTATGGCACGAAAGTGCCACGCTGCGCTATCAGAGCTGGACTCACCACCTACGTGGACTTTTTATTAAGTCCGCGCAGGCGGACTTAGTTTGTATAGCCGAGGCAGCGCGTTGCGGAGAGAAGTTGCGGCTTGGGGGTTTCCCCCAATAGCAAACTTCGGAGGGTTCCCCCCGTTGAAGCGCCTGCCGTCCAGAATTCTATTCTGAGGGCATTTTGTCAAAACGGGATGCTCCCCCAGGGGGATCGAGTCTTATCTGAACCGTATTGAACTATAAGGATGGTTTTTGTCCTCACCCGCTTTACAAGCGCAAACAGCCCTCTCTCCCTGTGAGGAAAAAGGATTGGGGGTGAGATTTTCTTACGCCAAACTACTTGCTTGTTCTCTCTTTTCCAAGTTTCTCAACGCTGCTTTTGCTGCTTCTAAATCGTAAGAAAAAGGTCGCTTTTGTGGAATATAATCTCGTTCAATAGGTGGT
It encodes the following:
- a CDS encoding aspartyl protease — encoded protein: MIQGMFGEQGQLFFEIELLNTDCLNLPVDAMLDTGFTGFLAMNKQDLESFDWDFIRKEKMQTAQGESRFDIYAGKVLLDGQAYEVPVCAGEELTEVLLGSEWLKILPLTANYQAEILTLG
- a CDS encoding P-loop NTPase fold protein is translated as MSSTDAFALFAQARKQCPNPFKLETVVADKEVWGEVLTNLPSLNQHIDAKIYDAIYEVQQKYSNKIGISIKGDRGTGKSHVIHRIWKHIEQKGECVFAYIGPFSNPKRINSHVRFYLASSFSNQDINGVTQWQKLAAAAISTLKDTEFEERYHPYIERCNTPNDLKKYIEENLQKDKLLEFFDELTEAILEKKPNIDFHFLRAILFLVLKNKKDAQIALAWIKGEDNPEIKKVCLPEFPSEEKEEKSIWMIQQICRISEIASFPVVICFDQLDCAGTDSDCGDSPAETVAKCIDQIYFLCSNVILICCVISDTWREIEQMGSGIPDRVGQWLVTAKPPAAEQIVELVKLRLDWFYKKNNLNAHDYPDLHPFQEDQIKKIANEAAGVRSLMKWCAEQFEQIEGRRPPNPINRKKTEFLDTYNDLLNRIYIPIKDDDKLATIIACAMRMIPNGGTENVVVTEVLINNNSLHELHLTVCGYDCLHQRNVKIGVRVCETTTGNTFNAVIRRLLDYSKHGITRGCLVRSTDIPRNWKVGNQLKDQLVNQQGGEVVVLKRNEIKPLVAIQTIYEQAENYCFDKNEVINIVKELRLVADNPLICQILSAPV
- a CDS encoding response regulator transcription factor → MRILIVEDDDRIAKPVAEDLKHQHYVVDVACDGIEGWEYSQSTQYDLILLDLMLPKLDGISLCKRLRAAKCNSLILMMTARDTTADKVIGLDAGADDYLVKPFELEELAARIRALFRRIPETRQPVLVHGNLKLDPSSCTATYLDNLLSLTPKEYMILECFMRNPSQVLTRSVILNKLWSFDKFSGEDTVKTHIKNLRKKLKDAGGSESLIETVYGIGYRLSDVKIEAVD
- a CDS encoding DUF1802 family protein, with product MSSPIINGIQLPAFDVEMLSLGKLIVVPFVQFQKEGRAFWLYPSQNLPLNLSLEEYYQPEYLNRAKSVFAKYKTHPFHIQAWARCEQHWRINSEQKHFLSKIARATVWNLNALELMFDQYQVIKMLILRVYRLSTPCIINSPTDPGAFFWPKPEDSITTVCESNTPVLYKTSFNKRKALLVVGKDYEYTSLEIFQFQCEEILDKNPEVQQLNYDIKQILGWTSEPPSRILNTNLNWINDIAALGDRSKEHDEGRSNYQAGTDFENIVRKSLEFLGFTVDYFHKGGAGGVDVFCSKPYPLVGECKAGKKIPNPTAVQLLNLGTLRLKSPELFKQSAKLIIGPGEPTTQLKDAAIIHGMAIINPKTLEQLVKLHSNYPGSVDLFKLKEHLKPGSADDEIEKYIQLVYKTIKLRSHLVQLVKKHQENTGDNNVEVATLFGAYGYSNPPQSITREEMHEILLELSSPLTGYLGRIKGSDWKSDRFYFLRDLPIVYSVS
- a CDS encoding sensor histidine kinase, which encodes MFGQIRYRLLLSYMVVLALILGCFAIAVRVFFTRSLTQELTDKLIDLGEGAAANARFENGHVNIENEFSILNITARHQALQWFDTKGRLIDQQGEDVLNLPLAMNRTINIQTEEKNIQAVTLPIIGSDDGKLIGYVRASQSLNDFNATLNKLDWGLTGGILIAIILSSVGGVLLTRQAMQPIEDSFQRLKQFTADASHELRSPLMAIKSNATVALKYSEGMREGDVDKFQAIVSATQQMSALTEDLLFLARTDKIPNKKKDTVNLAEILENLILQYKPEAESKQIHLQYAIGAPHLYLLGDGIQLMRLFTNLVANALHYTPDGGKIEIKAHRTGSHILVKVQDTGVGIAPENLEKIFERFWRADTSRSYHGGGSGLGLSIVRAIVQNHEGSIAVTSQLGVGSCFTVRLPVS
- a CDS encoding DUF6174 domain-containing protein codes for the protein MALPPTEAQLVQTVENPKQQNANNSEELARNQKLWNTQEVLNYRYTLTKNCFCTSDARGPVIVEVGNGTTTSVTSVNADGSVNRQLFDKYDTIPKLFDAIEDAITRNADSLKVEYDPTFGYPTQINIDYSSQMADEELFLTIENFTKSANSSRANIFKLSGAFVEVTYSDTSILGGPQLNYRDNNINRTFMGEAIRVRETELGQLITVTLEAVPDLRTVTFTLILPLVKLNTVSETIRIRVPSITTTTRTTIAGPGAGAEKTYKAIDLRGTAQFVVS
- a CDS encoding winged helix-turn-helix transcriptional regulator is translated as MSEQTEGTVFVQTTLKVLGGKWKILILWHLKDRARRFSELKRLIPEITEKMLIQQLRELEKDAIVNRNIYSDVPPKVEYSFTDYGRSLEPVLSALCKWGEEHFKRLNR
- a CDS encoding SDR family oxidoreductase, coding for MSSLQGKVAIVTGSSRGIGRAIAERLGRDGAKVVVTYAGYQNKAEEVVSAIEASGSEAIAVQLNVREIEDVRSLFRKTLDRFGKLDILVNNAAGKNIFQPTAEMTEEEYNSMFDITRGVYFALQEAAKHMADGGRIISISTSGTAMAIPTGGAYAGSKAAIEQFSAGLAKELGVRGITVNTVSPGVTGTDGLVLEQAQVEQLIAQTPLGRLGQPADIADVVAMLISEDARWITGQHIRANGGIV